Genomic DNA from Deltaproteobacteria bacterium:
AAGGAAGAATTAGACAATGGCAAACGTAAGAAAATCTAAAAGTGGCGGTAAGAGCTTTGGCATAACGGCAAAGATACTCAGCCTCGGCGGAGCGCTGCTATTAATGATGGTTGGAACTCTTGGCTATGTATCCTGGGAGATAGATAAGCAAAGCCAGTTCCTCGATACAGAAATGAATGCGATGTTGCATGAGCAATCGAGAGCTTCTGACGGACAGTGGCAAGCATTTGTCGAGTCGACGCTCGTAAATAATATCATTCAAACCTATTTAGATATGAGTTACTGGTTGACTGATCTAGCTGCTAGTCTTTTAAGTGAGGCCGAGACGAACGCTGAAGCTAAACGAGAAGAGTTAAATAAGCTGCTTGCTGAGCTAAAAGTCACGAATTCACAGCTCGTTTCCGAGTTAGATCCGCTAATAAACTCGTATTACGAGACTATTATCAAGTCCGTTGATGCATATGCTGATGGAAATCGCGTTTTGGGAAACTCGCTGCTCTCGGAGGCTCGAAAGACTGCAATCACCGTAAAGGATAAGTTAGAGCGAACACGCGAAGCCGCGAAAGTTGCCGCGGATGCTGCAAAGAGCAAGGGGCATGAGTCAACGGAAAAGGCGAACGCATCGGCTAAACAGATAATTGGCAACAATAGTACGCTTAGAAATCTCTCGGTAGTAATGATAGGCGTTTCGCTTGTAGTTGGAGTAATTCTTTCGCTTTGGTTTGCAAGATATTTGTCTAATTCTATTAAGCACATTATGACAAGACTTAGCCAGGGGTCAGATGAAGTTAATGCCGCTGCAAACCAGGTAGCTTTAAGCAGTCAAACTTTGGCCAGTGGCGCGAGCGAGCAGGCTGCCTCTCTCGAAGAAACGGCGGCTTCCTTGGAGCAGGTATCTTCGATGGTTAAGCAAAATTCTGAGAACGCCGCTCATGCCGACACTCTTTCTACTAAGGTTAGGGAGCTTTCCGAGCATGGCGTTTCTGAGATGAATGAGCTAAATGATGCAATTGGCGAGGTGCGACGCGCTGCGGACGAGACTGCTGCTATAATTAAGACTATCGACGACATTGCATTCCAGACAAATCTTTTGGCGCTAAATGCTGCTGTTGAGGCAGCTCGTGCTGGAGATGCTGGAAAAGGCTTCGCTGTTGTGGCCGAAGAGGTTAGAAGCCTTGCACAGAGAAGTGCTGAAGCTGCGAAGACGACGACGGAAAAAATTCAGCGCTCTAAGGGGTTGGCTGATAATGGGGTTGCCGTTAGCGAAAGAGTTGCAAAGTCTTTGCAACAAATAAACGACAACGCCATTCAAGCAGCGGAGCTTGTGCGACAGATTGCGAACGCTAGCTCCGAACAGACCCGCGGCTTGGATCAAGTGAATATTGCAGTTACCGAACTCGATAAGCTAACTCAGCAAAATGCTGCAACTGCTGAAGAGTCTTCGGCTGCATCAAGCGAGCTTCTTGGTCAGGCTAGCAATGTAAATGGGATTGTGGGCGATCTGTCATGCCTAGTGGACGGCAATAAGGGTGGAACTGTTGGTGCAAATAGGGCAAAGAAAGTTTCGCCAAAGCAGAAGTCAATGGCAAACACAAAGGGTGGAGTGGTAAAGAAAACGGCAAAAGCTCCAACAGCTAAGGGTTCAGAAGGGGCAAAAGCGACTAATGGCGAGCTTGCTCCAGTGCCTGCGGGGCCAGTAAGTAGAGATGAGTTTGACTTACACGAAATGCACGACGAAAGCTGGTAGAATCTAATAGGCTCAAAATAATGCGCCGCTAGGTGTGGGAATTTAAAACGCCCTCACCTAGCGCAAAAAAGTTCCCGACAAATCAAAAGCTCCCAGTGCTCGATCGTCGAGTTTTAGGTTTTTTCTCACTATACTTTTAGTGATAGCGAAAGTACCTGGCTTTCCTTCGTCTTTTGACCAATTTTTTCGCTCGAGGAGCCAATTAGTAGTAATAGCGCTCCTTATGTTCTCTAAGGGAGAATCGATAGCAACTAGTGTTGGGTCAGTAGATATTTCGTCTAGTTGCTTCTCGGTTGCTAATGGAATAATGTCGACCGCGCCAACTCGCAGCGCACTTAGAGCAGAGCTATCATCCTCAAAGACTACAAACTCCACCAAAGCTGCTCTTGGAAAGCCTGGGCGGAAGTAATAATCACTCCGCTCTAAAACCACGATTTCGCCCGCCCTGTTTTCGCGCAATTGGTACGGCCCAAGCGATGTAAAAAGCGTGCCGCTTCCAAAGAGTTCTCCAAAGTTCTTGCTAATTCTAGTGTCGATAATGGGGATTTGGCTTAGAAATGTCAAAAAATCTTTGTCGCCATTCTGCAAATGAAACTTTATATTATCTAAGGAGTACTGCTTATAGTGAGATTCTCTTACATGGCTGACTCGAATGGATTTGATGTTTTGCAGTTTCCTGGCAATGGAATTAGACTTTTGCTGGGCTGTGGCCCGCTCAATTAAGAACTCAAAAGTCTTTTTTATGTCTGTAGCTGTTAATTCGCGGTTATCGGCGAAACGCAAATTGGGTCTAATGGCAAATTCCCAAGTTTTGTTTTCGTCTTGTTCGGCAAAACTACTAGCTATGTCTAGTTGTATGCTACCATTTGCGTCGATGCGCGTAAGTTTTGCTCCTAAGTTTGCAATTATTAGGCGGTTTACCGGATCGTCATAATTTAAGATATCTAGTTTGCTAACTAGATATGGGATGGCTACGCGCAGTCTGCTTTCCCCCAATATAAACATGTCTTTCTCGGCAGCAGAGGATGTTGGCAACCAAGCCATGATAGAAAAAACGGATGTTAAGAAGAGTTTTAAGCGAGATCCCGCAGAGAAATGAGACTTTGAATATATTTGTTTCATCGATTATTCGTTCCAAAAACCCGGGCCAATGTGTGCAGGGAGTTTTTAAACTTCGCCTTTTGATTAGTTCCATTGTAATTAACTTTTAGATAGCGAAACTCGCTCGGCGGGAAGTGGATGGCAAGTTTTTGTTTGCCGTCTACCATATAGCTTTCTATGCGCGTATCGCTGGTTATGGAATGGTAGCGAAGGTTGTCGTCACTTGCGAGCAGTGCAATTGAATTAGTGTCTAGATGGTTTCCTGTAAGGGAGTTTTCGAGGGTAAGAAGCTCAAGGGAAAAATCGGCCGGCAAAAAGAAGCCTATTGTCCTTGCGCGAATGTCGAGTTCTGCCACGCGATTGTCAACATCAGCAAGCCAGGCGTATAGCATGTTCGATTTTGGATTGTCGTCTTGTGCTAAAACAGATTTAAGTGTGCGCGGCTTCGACAAAACTTTTCTCTGGCTTAACAGCGAGCTCCACTCAACGCTGCCATCTTCTTCGTACAAATCTTCAAGAATTGCATCTAGTTGCTTTCTAAGTTTTTCGCTGCTGTTTGCGATAGAAAGGGAGCCTATTTGTTTGATGTAAGATGAAAAATTCTCGCGTGGCAGTTTGTTTAATAAATGCCTATCTATTAAATCCGTTATGGACGCATCCACCGCATCTTCAAACACCGAATTCCAGTTCCTGTAATCCACCGGCCGAAAGCTCTCGAAGTGCCATACCCACCTAGTTATGGCCGGGTAAGTTCTCGCAACGGCCGCCTTAAGG
This window encodes:
- a CDS encoding methyl-accepting chemotaxis protein, which produces MANVRKSKSGGKSFGITAKILSLGGALLLMMVGTLGYVSWEIDKQSQFLDTEMNAMLHEQSRASDGQWQAFVESTLVNNIIQTYLDMSYWLTDLAASLLSEAETNAEAKREELNKLLAELKVTNSQLVSELDPLINSYYETIIKSVDAYADGNRVLGNSLLSEARKTAITVKDKLERTREAAKVAADAAKSKGHESTEKANASAKQIIGNNSTLRNLSVVMIGVSLVVGVILSLWFARYLSNSIKHIMTRLSQGSDEVNAAANQVALSSQTLASGASEQAASLEETAASLEQVSSMVKQNSENAAHADTLSTKVRELSEHGVSEMNELNDAIGEVRRAADETAAIIKTIDDIAFQTNLLALNAAVEAARAGDAGKGFAVVAEEVRSLAQRSAEAAKTTTEKIQRSKGLADNGVAVSERVAKSLQQINDNAIQAAELVRQIANASSEQTRGLDQVNIAVTELDKLTQQNAATAEESSAASSELLGQASNVNGIVGDLSCLVDGNKGGTVGANRAKKVSPKQKSMANTKGGVVKKTAKAPTAKGSEGAKATNGELAPVPAGPVSRDEFDLHEMHDESW